In Rutidosis leptorrhynchoides isolate AG116_Rl617_1_P2 chromosome 2, CSIRO_AGI_Rlap_v1, whole genome shotgun sequence, one genomic interval encodes:
- the LOC139894202 gene encoding nuclear transcription factor Y subunit A-3-like isoform X1 has product MHKLFKKNYDPGAVVGYPSQWTGADSFVDQSTLSNNLSLKMGRSSTPHHQNTKQLGLQFQFQDQDSSSTQSTCQSYPEVASAGDSYQYGENKFSIQSANNGTHEDGSVGSVLPICTQEFAITSQADRRQPYACMPLLYPDPYHHGLFAPYGSQIMYPHPHGMSITSTRVPLPLDFAQDEPIYVNSKQYNAILRRRQYRAKLEAQNKLIKPRKPYLHESRHAHALKRARGPGGRFLNLKQIQENQPGGGGSNNEHDGRCYENNDRGGGGGGGTGSDITSCVSNGDNFFRQEERKFPIYNSQAGGSNNGGTHHMFR; this is encoded by the exons ATGCACAAATTGTTTAAGAAGAACTATGATCCAGGTGCTGTTGTTGGTTACCCGTCTCAGTGGACTGGTGCGGATTCATTTGTTGACCAGTCAACGTTGTCTAATAACTTAAGTTTGAAGATGGGCCGATCTTCAACACCACATCATCAGAATACAAAGCAACTAGGTCTTCAATTTCAGTTTCAAGATCAAGATTCATCTTCAACTCAATCCACTTGTCAATCTTACCCTGAAGTAGCTAGTGCTGGAGATAGCTATCAGTATGGGGAAAACAAGTTTTCAATTCAATCCG CTAATAACGGGACACATGAAGATGGGAGTGTTGGGTCAGTTTTGCCAATATGTACTCAGGAATTTGCTATAACATCTCAAGCTGATCGTAGGCAGCCATAC GCTTGTATGCCACTTCTGTATCCTGATCCGTACCATCATGGGCTGTTTGCACCCTATGGTTCACAGATCATG TATCCACATCCTCATGGAATGAGCATCACATCTACTAGAGTGCCACTGCCACTTGATTTTGCACAAGATGAGCCGATTTATGTCAATTCAAAACAGTATAATGCTATTCTTCGCAGGAGACAGTATCGGGCTAAACTTGAGGCACAAAACAAGCTTATAAAACCACGCAAG CCATATCTTCATGAATCTAGGCATGCTCATGCGCTCAAGAGGGCTAGAGGGCCTGGTGGTCGGTTTTTGAACTTGAAACAGATTCAGGAAAACCAACCTGGTGGTGGTGGCTCAAATAATGAACATGATGGTCGCTGTTATGAAAATAATGatcgtggtggtggtggtggtggtggtacagGTTCGGATATTACTAGTTGTGTTTCTAATGGAGACAACTTCTTCCGCCAGGAAGAACGCAAGTTTCCCATCTACAATTCACAGGCTGGTGGGTCCAACAATGGTGGGACGCACCACATGTTTCGCTGA
- the LOC139894202 gene encoding nuclear transcription factor Y subunit A-3-like isoform X2, whose protein sequence is MPGFLPTKSAVVGYPSQWTGADSFVDQSTLSNNLSLKMGRSSTPHHQNTKQLGLQFQFQDQDSSSTQSTCQSYPEVASAGDSYQYGENKFSIQSANNGTHEDGSVGSVLPICTQEFAITSQADRRQPYACMPLLYPDPYHHGLFAPYGSQIMYPHPHGMSITSTRVPLPLDFAQDEPIYVNSKQYNAILRRRQYRAKLEAQNKLIKPRKPYLHESRHAHALKRARGPGGRFLNLKQIQENQPGGGGSNNEHDGRCYENNDRGGGGGGGTGSDITSCVSNGDNFFRQEERKFPIYNSQAGGSNNGGTHHMFR, encoded by the exons ATGCCTGGATTTCTCCCAACAAAAA GTGCTGTTGTTGGTTACCCGTCTCAGTGGACTGGTGCGGATTCATTTGTTGACCAGTCAACGTTGTCTAATAACTTAAGTTTGAAGATGGGCCGATCTTCAACACCACATCATCAGAATACAAAGCAACTAGGTCTTCAATTTCAGTTTCAAGATCAAGATTCATCTTCAACTCAATCCACTTGTCAATCTTACCCTGAAGTAGCTAGTGCTGGAGATAGCTATCAGTATGGGGAAAACAAGTTTTCAATTCAATCCG CTAATAACGGGACACATGAAGATGGGAGTGTTGGGTCAGTTTTGCCAATATGTACTCAGGAATTTGCTATAACATCTCAAGCTGATCGTAGGCAGCCATAC GCTTGTATGCCACTTCTGTATCCTGATCCGTACCATCATGGGCTGTTTGCACCCTATGGTTCACAGATCATG TATCCACATCCTCATGGAATGAGCATCACATCTACTAGAGTGCCACTGCCACTTGATTTTGCACAAGATGAGCCGATTTATGTCAATTCAAAACAGTATAATGCTATTCTTCGCAGGAGACAGTATCGGGCTAAACTTGAGGCACAAAACAAGCTTATAAAACCACGCAAG CCATATCTTCATGAATCTAGGCATGCTCATGCGCTCAAGAGGGCTAGAGGGCCTGGTGGTCGGTTTTTGAACTTGAAACAGATTCAGGAAAACCAACCTGGTGGTGGTGGCTCAAATAATGAACATGATGGTCGCTGTTATGAAAATAATGatcgtggtggtggtggtggtggtggtacagGTTCGGATATTACTAGTTGTGTTTCTAATGGAGACAACTTCTTCCGCCAGGAAGAACGCAAGTTTCCCATCTACAATTCACAGGCTGGTGGGTCCAACAATGGTGGGACGCACCACATGTTTCGCTGA